A window of Lentibacillus sp. Marseille-P4043 contains these coding sequences:
- a CDS encoding LCP family protein: MPDNSRRVKRKKRRLKKRVVFILVPILIVFFGLVSYATYLYVKADSVFSDSYKDDGREKSELRDTTVDPDVDNVSVLIMGVDASDIRKNNKNGNSRTDTLILATLNKDDKSVKLLSIPRDSYVYVEDAGKKTKITEAHAYGGPKSTIETVENLLDIPVDYYAKVNFEAFIDVVNAVDGVTIDVPYEMNELNSKDQAGAIHLLPGEQKLNGEEALAFARTRKQDNDIERGKRQQEVIKAVMKKAVSMNSILKIDNIIEAVGKNMTTNMTFDEMKSFISYGTSGKSLDIDSLTLEGQDYQPGRKYFYKLDELALEDTKQILKSQLDLTDNTSATASETDQTDEDTSIEASDNSTNSY, encoded by the coding sequence ATGCCAGACAATTCACGTCGTGTCAAGAGAAAGAAGCGTAGGCTCAAGAAACGCGTTGTTTTCATATTAGTGCCCATTCTTATTGTGTTTTTCGGGCTTGTAAGCTATGCCACGTATTTATATGTAAAAGCAGATTCCGTTTTTTCTGATTCCTATAAAGATGACGGACGGGAAAAATCAGAGTTACGTGATACAACAGTTGATCCTGATGTCGATAATGTTTCAGTCTTAATCATGGGTGTGGATGCCAGTGATATCCGAAAAAATAATAAAAACGGAAATTCGCGTACAGATACCCTAATACTCGCAACACTGAATAAAGACGATAAGAGTGTAAAGCTACTTAGCATACCACGTGATTCTTATGTTTATGTCGAAGATGCCGGCAAAAAAACGAAGATCACAGAAGCACACGCATACGGTGGACCCAAATCAACCATTGAAACAGTGGAAAATTTATTGGATATTCCAGTCGATTATTATGCAAAAGTTAACTTCGAAGCATTTATCGACGTTGTCAATGCCGTTGATGGCGTAACCATTGATGTTCCTTATGAAATGAATGAACTTAATTCCAAAGACCAAGCCGGTGCCATTCACTTGTTACCTGGCGAGCAGAAATTAAATGGCGAGGAAGCACTAGCCTTTGCTCGTACCCGGAAACAGGATAATGATATCGAACGCGGGAAACGACAGCAGGAAGTAATCAAGGCTGTGATGAAAAAAGCAGTATCGATGAATTCCATTTTAAAAATTGACAACATTATTGAAGCAGTAGGAAAAAACATGACCACGAATATGACATTCGATGAAATGAAAAGCTTTATTTCTTATGGAACAAGCGGAAAAAGTTTGGATATCGATTCACTTACGTTGGAAGGGCAAGATTATCAACCGGGTCGTAAGTATTTTTACAAATTGGATGAACTAGCTCTTGAAGATACAAAACAGATTCTAAAAAGCCAATTAGATTTGACAGATAACACAAGCGCAACAGCCAGTGAAACTGATCAAACAGATGAAGATACGAGTATAGAAGCAAGTGATAATTCAACAAATTCATATTAG
- a CDS encoding MATE family efflux transporter, whose product MIGQNKKKLTLLALTWPIFIETLLHMLMGNADTLMLSQYSDHSVAAVGVANQTISVVIVMFGFVAAGAAILVAQNLGAKQEKTAGAIAVTSISLNLWFSLLLSLGLLFFSKSILNLMNLPNELMGEATIYMNIVGGFIFVQALIMTVAAILRSYGFTKDTMYVTIGMNILNVIGNYFVIFGPFGFPILGVEGVALATTFSRFLGFLTLLVLLIKRSKGELPILSFIKYQKDHVKSLLAIGIPSAGEQLSYNVSQMAITYFVAQMGTTAITTKVYTQNTIMFIFLFSIAISQGTQILIGHMVGDNQLNKAYKRCLNSLKLAIIISVSAAIVVCFSSDLLLGIFTDNRSIIEKGAILLLLTIILEPGRASNLVVINSLRASGDVKFPVFIGIISMWGISVTFAWYFGLYLGLGLVGIWIAFIADEWLRGFLMLKRWKSKKWTKKAFVKNNESAIS is encoded by the coding sequence ATGATTGGTCAAAACAAGAAAAAACTAACTTTACTTGCACTAACATGGCCGATATTTATTGAAACATTGCTTCACATGCTAATGGGTAATGCAGATACGCTAATGTTGAGTCAGTATTCAGACCATTCTGTCGCAGCAGTAGGTGTAGCAAACCAGACTATTTCAGTTGTTATTGTAATGTTTGGTTTCGTTGCAGCTGGAGCAGCCATTCTTGTGGCACAAAATCTAGGAGCTAAACAAGAAAAAACTGCCGGAGCGATAGCAGTTACCTCGATTAGCCTAAATTTATGGTTCTCACTATTATTAAGCTTGGGGCTACTTTTCTTTAGCAAATCGATTTTAAATCTTATGAATCTCCCTAATGAATTAATGGGAGAAGCAACAATCTATATGAATATAGTTGGCGGATTCATTTTTGTTCAAGCTTTAATTATGACAGTAGCAGCAATTTTGCGGAGTTATGGTTTTACCAAAGACACCATGTATGTGACCATTGGCATGAATATACTTAACGTTATCGGAAACTATTTTGTTATTTTTGGTCCGTTTGGCTTTCCAATTCTAGGTGTGGAAGGGGTAGCTTTAGCCACAACATTTAGCCGTTTTTTAGGATTCTTGACATTACTTGTTCTTTTAATAAAAAGAAGTAAAGGTGAATTACCAATCCTTTCGTTTATCAAATACCAAAAAGATCACGTAAAAAGTTTACTGGCCATTGGTATTCCTTCAGCCGGAGAACAACTTTCCTACAATGTTAGTCAGATGGCTATTACGTATTTTGTTGCTCAAATGGGTACAACTGCTATCACTACAAAAGTTTATACCCAAAATACAATCATGTTTATTTTTCTATTCTCAATAGCTATTAGTCAAGGAACCCAAATACTAATCGGCCATATGGTAGGGGATAATCAACTAAACAAGGCCTACAAACGTTGCCTAAACAGCTTAAAATTAGCAATTATCATCTCTGTTTCTGCTGCAATTGTCGTGTGTTTTTCAAGTGATTTGCTTCTTGGCATTTTTACAGATAATCGCTCTATCATTGAAAAAGGCGCCATCCTTTTATTACTTACCATTATTTTGGAGCCCGGACGTGCATCTAATCTTGTGGTCATCAACTCCCTTCGTGCATCTGGAGATGTAAAATTTCCTGTTTTCATTGGGATTATCTCTATGTGGGGGATTAGTGTAACGTTTGCGTGGTATTTCGGATTGTATCTAGGTCTTGGTCTTGTCGGAATTTGGATTGCCTTTATCGCAGACGAATGGTTAAGAGGATTTCTTATGCTTAAAAGATGGAAATCTAAAAAATGGACAAAAAAGGCATTTGTTAAAAATAATGAATCGGCGATATCCTGA
- a CDS encoding alpha-glycosidase: MLMEAIYHRPKDNFVYAYNHETLHIILRTGKSDVDSVDLLFGDPYHIDNEQWLYKIAAMEKSGSTKMHDYWKIAVKPEFRRMRYGFRCSNSDKTVYYTERGFSESASTDKDSYFCFPYLHKGDVFSAPAWVKETVWYQIFPERFANGNLSNDPVGTLPWGETDPTPSNFFGGDFHGVMEHLDYLVDLGINGIYFTPIFKAHSNHKYDTIDYMEIDPQFGDKDTFRRLVSECHKRGIRVMLDAVFNHSGYYFAPFQDVLEHQDKSAYRDWFHLWDFPVVTEPKPNYDTFAFGASMPKLNTEHPDVKQYLLDVARYWIEEFDIDGWRLDVANEVDHAFWREFREVVKSVKPDAYILGEIWHDSMPWLLGDQFDAVMNYPFTNGTIDFFAKQEMDASTFANSITKVLHMYPANVNEVAFNLLDSHDTPRILTLAGGNVDRVKLLYLFQLTFIGTPCIYYGDEIGMTGGQDPGCRACMIWDKDKQNRDLFHFVKALISLRKSNSVYANGANFRFLHVDDAKNTIVYEKYTEDNRVIFVVNNSSEHVTGSFGLSGMFDEQILTEFGFQKNLVDTGKISIDLAPYGFRIFERVDVKVD, translated from the coding sequence TTACATATCATCTTGCGAACAGGAAAAAGTGATGTCGACTCTGTTGATCTCCTATTCGGCGATCCTTATCATATCGATAATGAACAATGGTTGTACAAAATAGCGGCTATGGAAAAATCGGGATCCACGAAAATGCATGACTATTGGAAAATTGCAGTAAAACCTGAATTCCGGAGAATGCGATATGGATTCCGCTGTTCAAATTCTGATAAAACCGTTTATTATACAGAGCGTGGATTTTCTGAATCTGCATCAACAGATAAAGATTCCTATTTTTGTTTTCCATATTTGCATAAAGGTGATGTATTTTCGGCTCCTGCCTGGGTGAAAGAAACAGTCTGGTATCAAATTTTCCCTGAACGATTTGCAAATGGGAACCTTTCCAATGATCCAGTTGGGACATTACCGTGGGGCGAGACCGATCCAACTCCGTCTAACTTTTTTGGTGGTGACTTTCATGGGGTAATGGAACATCTTGATTATTTGGTTGATTTAGGCATAAACGGGATCTATTTTACCCCAATTTTCAAGGCACATTCGAATCATAAATATGACACCATTGATTACATGGAAATCGACCCGCAATTCGGGGACAAGGATACATTTCGCCGTCTCGTTTCGGAGTGTCACAAACGAGGGATTCGTGTCATGCTAGATGCGGTATTCAATCACAGTGGTTATTACTTTGCCCCGTTTCAAGATGTATTAGAACATCAGGACAAATCCGCTTACCGTGATTGGTTCCATCTTTGGGATTTTCCAGTCGTTACAGAGCCGAAACCAAACTATGACACATTCGCTTTTGGAGCTTCCATGCCAAAATTAAATACCGAGCACCCAGATGTAAAGCAATACTTATTGGATGTTGCCCGCTATTGGATCGAAGAATTTGATATTGACGGCTGGCGCCTGGATGTTGCTAACGAAGTCGATCATGCATTTTGGCGGGAATTTCGAGAAGTCGTTAAATCCGTCAAACCGGATGCATACATTTTAGGTGAAATTTGGCACGACTCGATGCCTTGGCTTTTAGGTGATCAATTTGATGCTGTTATGAACTATCCATTCACAAATGGGACTATTGATTTTTTCGCCAAACAGGAAATGGACGCAAGCACTTTTGCCAATTCGATAACTAAAGTTTTACATATGTACCCTGCTAATGTGAATGAAGTTGCGTTCAACCTGCTTGACAGCCATGACACACCACGGATTTTGACTTTAGCAGGCGGGAATGTAGATCGTGTCAAATTACTCTACCTCTTTCAATTAACATTTATTGGAACACCATGTATCTATTATGGGGATGAGATTGGCATGACAGGTGGACAGGATCCGGGGTGCCGAGCATGTATGATTTGGGATAAAGATAAGCAAAATCGTGATCTCTTTCATTTTGTTAAAGCGTTGATCTCATTACGAAAATCAAATTCCGTTTATGCGAACGGAGCAAATTTTCGTTTTTTACATGTAGATGATGCAAAAAATACGATTGTTTATGAAAAGTACACTGAAGACAACCGTGTTATTTTTGTTGTGAACAATAGTTCCGAACATGTCACAGGATCATTTGGACTGTCAGGTATGTTTGATGAACAAATTTTAACGGAATTTGGATTTCAAAAAAATCTAGTTGACACTGGTAAAATCTCTATTGATCTAGCACCATATGGATTTAGGATTTTTGAACGGGTCGATGTAAAAGTAGATTAG
- a CDS encoding outer membrane protein assembly factor BamB family protein — translation MVVVFGALPSSAVAASFGPDEWNQYRLNSDKNAVFDNGSDALDYQEFTTADQVRATPVIAGNTLFIGNHNSGDLFAFDVTTGEKLWQSKAPNWVHSEMIYHDGLVYVGFGNRFFQENGIRGTEESGVLALDAETGDIEWKFNTEGEVMPTPAYYDGVLYVATGDKHLYKLDPANGELLHKADIGSTVSMSAPNITDDTLYVGGSGPLPYTFSAYDLQADEFKWQTEFPAVFAGLDDVPPAVSGDIVVTTALEGDSDNPEHFLYAMDIATGEILWRESLGTGEFVKNNKSGAPIIYEGAIYVGSPITKTFYAYDLKTGDQLWKYENEVMKAPPVAQDGIVYFSNTKGFIYALDAESGDVLGKKELGGKLAPSGPIIINDTLFVGSQDTNVYAVPLTDIVSQQKIDERKTAAEEDSHVLQYVIGGALVVIVIGLILFVVRRRSKE, via the coding sequence GTGGTTGTGGTTTTCGGTGCTTTGCCGTCTAGTGCGGTTGCGGCGAGCTTTGGGCCGGATGAGTGGAATCAGTATCGCTTGAACAGTGATAAAAATGCGGTATTTGATAATGGTTCAGATGCTTTGGATTACCAAGAATTTACAACGGCTGATCAGGTAAGGGCGACTCCGGTTATCGCTGGTAATACATTATTTATTGGAAATCACAATTCGGGTGATCTGTTTGCTTTTGATGTAACTACTGGTGAAAAACTATGGCAAAGTAAAGCACCAAACTGGGTTCATTCGGAAATGATCTACCATGATGGGCTTGTTTACGTTGGCTTTGGCAATCGATTTTTTCAGGAAAACGGGATTCGTGGAACAGAAGAAAGTGGTGTGTTAGCGCTTGATGCGGAAACCGGTGACATCGAGTGGAAGTTTAATACGGAAGGCGAAGTGATGCCAACGCCCGCATATTATGATGGTGTGCTATATGTTGCAACTGGTGACAAGCATCTGTATAAATTGGATCCCGCAAACGGAGAGCTGTTACATAAGGCGGACATTGGATCGACTGTGAGTATGTCGGCACCAAACATAACGGATGACACATTATATGTAGGTGGTAGCGGCCCACTTCCATACACATTTTCAGCGTACGATTTGCAGGCAGATGAATTTAAATGGCAAACGGAATTTCCAGCAGTTTTTGCCGGGTTAGATGATGTGCCTCCTGCCGTATCAGGCGATATTGTTGTTACAACGGCACTGGAAGGGGATAGCGACAACCCGGAACATTTTCTGTATGCGATGGATATTGCAACAGGCGAAATCCTTTGGCGGGAAAGTCTTGGCACAGGCGAATTTGTCAAAAACAACAAGTCTGGTGCGCCGATTATTTATGAAGGGGCTATATATGTTGGTAGCCCGATTACCAAAACATTTTACGCCTATGATTTAAAAACGGGTGATCAACTGTGGAAATATGAAAACGAGGTCATGAAAGCTCCACCTGTTGCACAAGATGGGATCGTCTATTTTTCCAACACAAAAGGGTTCATTTATGCATTAGATGCGGAATCAGGCGACGTTCTCGGAAAAAAGGAACTGGGTGGCAAATTAGCACCATCCGGCCCAATTATCATAAATGACACATTGTTCGTAGGCAGCCAGGATACGAATGTCTACGCTGTTCCACTGACAGATATCGTTAGTCAGCAGAAAATTGACGAGCGGAAGACTGCGGCAGAGGAAGATAGCCATGTTTTACAGTATGTGATTGGTGGTGCACTGGTTGTTATTGTGATTGGGTTAATTTTGTTTGTGGTTAGGCGTAGAAGCAAGGAATAG
- a CDS encoding glycosyltransferase translates to MDKPTIYFLMNSLEIERGGLTKASLKQASMFAELGYEVQMLSFNFNAFYPYIRQQLVELGKVHENVVIRNMYEELEGQSEPLYFNGKLKPANLEKLAGNSALSKRKGHNAYRVFENGCYTKYISLASGDALKFIDYFNENRYRIRREQFDPWGKPKQLTYMDFLTNKPRQSIYFDKKGRAYLAAWYNQEKDKYDRVYCFSKNGEIVKEYTGDILKLKIDWLAEVIKHDENPVIVSDTRSTDAVITGLKEERAVKIWRLHSHHVAHPYEDDSPIAGKVKHGIANLDKFDGIFLLTEQQKRDISEKYGYGEKMYVVPHYHEPVLEQQIGKDEKLAVVISRLSTLKRVDHIIKAFKKVVDKVPDARLVIYGKGTETDKLKVLIQDLGLGENVSMQGYTNEPDTVYANALFSVLASKSEGFSLSILESMTNGTPVISYDIKYGPNDLIENGQNGFIVEKANIDALAEKMIDMFTHPKEAIKMGEDAKQHIDNHYNKTVYIDKWEKYIQELIE, encoded by the coding sequence ATGGATAAACCCACGATTTACTTTTTAATGAATTCACTGGAGATTGAGCGGGGCGGTTTAACAAAGGCCTCTTTAAAACAGGCTTCTATGTTTGCTGAATTAGGGTATGAGGTACAAATGCTTTCCTTTAATTTTAATGCTTTCTACCCTTATATTAGACAGCAATTAGTAGAGCTTGGTAAGGTACATGAAAATGTGGTCATTCGTAATATGTATGAGGAATTGGAAGGTCAATCGGAGCCATTGTATTTTAACGGAAAGCTGAAACCAGCCAATCTGGAAAAATTGGCCGGTAATAGTGCGTTAAGCAAACGCAAAGGGCACAATGCATACCGAGTTTTTGAGAATGGCTGTTATACAAAATATATTAGCCTTGCAAGCGGAGACGCATTGAAATTTATTGATTACTTTAACGAAAATCGGTACCGGATTAGAAGGGAACAATTTGATCCTTGGGGAAAGCCGAAACAACTGACGTACATGGACTTTTTGACAAATAAACCACGTCAATCCATTTACTTTGACAAAAAAGGGCGAGCTTATCTTGCCGCATGGTACAATCAGGAAAAGGACAAATATGATCGCGTCTATTGTTTTTCCAAAAATGGTGAGATAGTCAAGGAGTATACGGGTGATATACTGAAATTAAAAATAGACTGGCTTGCTGAGGTTATTAAACATGATGAAAACCCTGTGATTGTGTCTGATACGAGAAGTACAGATGCTGTAATAACTGGCTTAAAAGAAGAGCGAGCTGTGAAAATCTGGCGTCTTCATAGTCATCATGTAGCACATCCATATGAAGATGATTCGCCGATTGCTGGGAAAGTGAAGCATGGCATCGCAAATTTGGATAAATTTGATGGCATCTTTTTATTAACCGAACAACAGAAGCGGGATATTAGTGAGAAATATGGCTATGGCGAAAAAATGTATGTCGTGCCACATTACCATGAACCTGTGCTGGAGCAGCAGATTGGTAAGGATGAAAAGCTTGCTGTTGTTATTAGTCGACTGTCAACGTTAAAACGTGTTGATCATATTATTAAGGCGTTTAAAAAAGTGGTGGATAAAGTTCCAGATGCGCGACTTGTTATTTATGGGAAGGGAACAGAAACAGATAAATTAAAGGTACTGATTCAGGATTTAGGGCTTGGAGAAAATGTTTCAATGCAAGGGTATACCAATGAACCAGACACTGTTTATGCCAATGCGTTATTTTCTGTTTTAGCATCAAAAAGTGAGGGATTCTCGTTATCCATCCTTGAATCAATGACGAATGGGACCCCTGTTATTAGCTATGACATCAAGTACGGGCCAAACGACCTAATTGAAAATGGCCAAAACGGATTTATTGTCGAAAAGGCAAACATCGACGCACTAGCCGAGAAAATGATTGACATGTTTACCCACCCCAAAGAAGCTATCAAAATGGGGGAAGACGCCAAACAACACATCGACAACCACTATAATAAAACAGTATACATCGACAAATGGGAGAAATATATACAGGAACTTATTGAATAG
- a CDS encoding YcxB family protein, producing the protein MTIRFQLNFDDLTAFQQDVIKHSYTHHIKERYFKWISTIVLFLVALFLMDTSFAAVVASLVIAIIYFMIFPMLYSNIAFFKLKAQMQKNDYSHVLGACEMTFSDNGIDRAMNDETTHFNWDGFVKLTEDPHHFFLYVSDLQGLIIPKEPDGMDKEQTAAYHKQLRSYAAFS; encoded by the coding sequence ATGACCATTCGTTTTCAACTCAATTTTGATGATTTAACTGCATTCCAGCAGGACGTCATTAAGCATTCTTATACACATCATATTAAAGAAAGATATTTTAAGTGGATCAGTACAATCGTGCTTTTCCTCGTTGCGTTGTTTCTCATGGATACGTCATTCGCGGCCGTTGTTGCCAGTTTGGTGATAGCGATTATTTATTTTATGATTTTTCCGATGCTGTATTCGAACATCGCATTTTTCAAGCTAAAAGCACAAATGCAGAAAAATGATTATTCCCATGTACTAGGTGCGTGTGAAATGACCTTTTCAGACAATGGCATTGATCGAGCAATGAATGATGAAACAACGCATTTTAATTGGGATGGCTTTGTGAAATTGACGGAAGACCCGCACCACTTTTTCCTGTACGTATCCGATTTGCAAGGTTTAATTATCCCTAAAGAACCGGATGGGATGGATAAAGAACAGACAGCCGCCTATCATAAACAGCTTAGAAGCTACGCAGCGTTCTCTTAA
- a CDS encoding DUF1659 domain-containing protein, whose protein sequence is MAESEVYKSTLSLVLDDGADVLTGKPIYKTKSFNNVKTAAIADQLYTIAQAVAGLQERPLYNIERKDNSEIRQA, encoded by the coding sequence ATGGCAGAATCAGAAGTGTATAAATCGACGCTATCGCTTGTGCTTGATGACGGTGCGGACGTTTTGACAGGGAAACCAATCTATAAAACAAAAAGCTTCAACAACGTCAAAACAGCCGCAATAGCCGATCAGTTATACACAATCGCACAAGCTGTAGCAGGACTACAAGAACGACCACTCTACAACATCGAACGAAAAGACAACTCCGAAATCAGACAAGCATAG
- a CDS encoding HAD family hydrolase, translating to MTYNILFLDIDGTILKPDHTYSASTKEAISQAKAKGIEVFLATGRPLHEIADLAMELGVDSFIGYNGAYAVYQNETILDEPINTNTVEQFLEIAENNGQEIVLYTNEKNYFTALDSPATSNFIETFQMVKNERFTKAVMDRVLGATIMKLDPSQASLYEIEADIRLSQVNIEGVQHCYDIIRKSVNKGEAIKNVLKRLDIPKEKAIAFGDGMNDKEMLQTVGESFAMANAHPDLFDFAKHRTTSVEESGIFNGLKKLGIVG from the coding sequence ATGACATATAACATACTTTTCCTGGATATAGATGGAACAATTTTGAAACCGGATCATACTTATTCTGCATCAACGAAGGAGGCAATTTCACAGGCCAAGGCGAAGGGTATAGAGGTTTTCCTGGCAACAGGGCGCCCTTTACACGAAATTGCGGATCTTGCGATGGAACTTGGAGTGGATTCATTTATTGGATACAACGGGGCATATGCCGTTTATCAAAACGAAACCATCCTCGATGAGCCGATAAACACCAATACGGTTGAGCAATTTCTTGAGATCGCGGAGAATAATGGACAGGAAATCGTGCTTTATACGAACGAAAAGAACTATTTTACTGCACTGGATTCACCAGCAACGAGCAATTTTATCGAGACATTTCAGATGGTGAAAAATGAACGTTTTACGAAAGCTGTAATGGATCGTGTTTTAGGTGCCACCATAATGAAACTGGATCCTTCACAAGCATCCCTTTATGAAATCGAAGCTGATATCCGCCTTTCACAAGTGAACATTGAAGGCGTTCAGCATTGCTATGACATCATTCGCAAATCGGTCAACAAAGGGGAAGCAATCAAAAACGTGCTGAAACGTTTGGATATCCCTAAAGAAAAGGCTATTGCGTTTGGTGACGGAATGAATGATAAAGAAATGCTTCAAACAGTTGGAGAAAGCTTTGCAATGGCAAATGCACACCCTGATCTATTTGATTTTGCAAAACACCGCACAACATCAGTAGAAGAATCGGGGATTTTTAATGGATTGAAAAAGCTTGGGATAGTGGGATAA
- a CDS encoding DUF2922 domain-containing protein — MKKLELKFANKEGKTVTYSLEKPVEPVDPAAVKSAMEEIISQNAFTSTGGDLVSIKSARVVDRIVTDIELAE; from the coding sequence ATGAAAAAGCTTGAGTTGAAATTTGCAAATAAAGAAGGTAAAACTGTTACGTATTCATTAGAGAAGCCGGTTGAACCAGTTGATCCAGCGGCAGTAAAGAGTGCCATGGAGGAAATCATTTCACAAAATGCTTTCACATCCACAGGCGGTGACCTTGTTTCAATCAAGAGTGCACGAGTCGTGGATCGGATTGTGACAGATATTGAATTAGCAGAATAG